In one Aquabacterium sp. OR-4 genomic region, the following are encoded:
- a CDS encoding ABC transporter ATP-binding protein, with product MLSLRELHAYYGKSHVLHGVTFDVQPGEIVALLGRNGSGRSTTVKAIMGLVQATGAVSWNGTPLVGKPAFEIAHLGLGYVPENRDIFPKLTVHQNLMLGEKRGKKDPRWSFDDMYTMFPRLKERQHTEAGVLSGGEQQMLTLCRTLMGDPDLIMIDEPTEGLAPKIVELVAEYLRELKRRGIAVLLVEQKLTIALEVSQRCLVMGHGQIVFEGTPVQLKANSDIRKEWLEV from the coding sequence ATGCTGTCATTGCGAGAACTCCACGCCTATTACGGCAAGAGCCATGTGCTGCATGGCGTCACCTTCGATGTGCAGCCCGGCGAGATCGTGGCCCTGCTGGGCCGCAACGGTTCGGGCCGCAGCACCACGGTCAAGGCCATCATGGGCCTGGTGCAGGCCACTGGCGCGGTCAGCTGGAACGGCACGCCGCTGGTGGGCAAGCCGGCCTTCGAGATCGCCCACCTGGGCCTGGGCTATGTGCCCGAAAACCGCGACATCTTTCCCAAGCTCACGGTGCACCAGAACCTGATGCTGGGCGAGAAGCGCGGCAAGAAGGACCCGCGCTGGTCCTTCGACGACATGTACACCATGTTTCCGCGGCTCAAGGAGCGCCAGCACACCGAGGCCGGCGTGCTCTCGGGCGGCGAGCAGCAGATGCTCACGCTGTGCCGCACGCTGATGGGCGACCCCGACCTGATCATGATCGACGAGCCCACCGAGGGCCTGGCACCCAAGATCGTGGAGCTGGTGGCCGAGTACCTGCGCGAGTTGAAGCGCCGCGGCATCGCCGTGCTGCTGGTGGAGCAAAAGCTCACCATCGCGCTCGAGGTGTCGCAGCGCTGCCTGGTGATGGGCCATGGCCAGATCGTGTTCGAGGGCACGCCGGTGCAGTTGAAGGCCAATTCCGACATCCGCAAGGAGTGGCTGGAGGTCTGA